A window of Microbacterium luteolum contains these coding sequences:
- the dapD gene encoding 2,3,4,5-tetrahydropyridine-2,6-dicarboxylate N-succinyltransferase — protein sequence MSESRSVWGIGLTTIAGDGTVLDAWYPEVGVGAPSAGDAAAAVATWEALTGPDDRRNVTVEVVQLQIDLDEAPASTADAYLRLHALSHLVVRPNDLNLDGIFGHLPNVAWTNAGPVHPADAARLRPLLQRAGIQVQGLDKFPRLTDYVQPAGVRIADASRVRLGAYLSPGTTVMHEGFVNFNAGTLGASMVEGRISQGVVVGDGSDIGGGSSIMGTLSGGGTHRVSIGARTLLGANAGIGISLGDDCVVEAGLYVTAGTKIVLVDGPQTADDGRTTVKGAELSGQDGLLFRRNSLSGAVEAVRRAGIGVTLNEALHA from the coding sequence ATGAGTGAATCGCGCAGCGTGTGGGGCATCGGACTGACCACGATCGCCGGAGACGGCACGGTGCTCGACGCGTGGTACCCCGAGGTCGGCGTCGGAGCGCCGTCTGCGGGCGATGCAGCCGCCGCGGTCGCGACCTGGGAGGCCCTCACCGGCCCCGATGACCGACGCAACGTCACGGTCGAGGTCGTCCAGCTCCAGATCGACCTCGACGAGGCCCCGGCCTCCACGGCTGACGCCTACCTGCGCCTGCACGCCCTCTCGCACCTCGTCGTGCGCCCGAACGACCTCAACCTCGACGGCATCTTCGGCCACCTTCCGAACGTGGCGTGGACGAACGCCGGCCCCGTGCACCCCGCGGATGCGGCCCGCCTGCGCCCGCTGCTGCAGCGCGCCGGCATCCAGGTGCAGGGGCTCGACAAGTTCCCCCGCCTGACCGACTACGTGCAGCCCGCCGGCGTGCGGATCGCCGATGCGTCGCGCGTGCGCCTCGGGGCGTACCTCTCCCCCGGCACGACCGTCATGCACGAGGGCTTCGTCAACTTCAACGCCGGCACCCTGGGCGCCTCGATGGTCGAGGGACGCATCTCGCAGGGCGTCGTCGTGGGCGACGGCAGCGACATCGGGGGCGGTTCGTCGATCATGGGCACGCTGTCCGGTGGCGGGACGCATCGCGTCTCGATCGGGGCGAGGACCCTCCTCGGCGCCAACGCGGGCATCGGCATCTCCCTCGGCGACGACTGCGTGGTCGAGGCGGGGCTCTACGTCACCGCCGGCACGAAGATCGTGCTCGTCGACGGCCCGCAGACCGCCGACGATGGCCGCACCACCGTGAAGGGCGCAGAGCTGTCCGGTCAGGACGGGCTCCTCTTCCGCCGCAACTCGCTCAGCGGCGCGGTCGAAGCGGTGCGCCGTGCGGGCATCGGCGTGACGTTGAACGAGGCCCTGCACGCCTGA
- a CDS encoding DEAD/DEAH box helicase, which produces MTSFLDLGVPADLAAVLSKDGKTEAFAIQRDTLPDSLAGRDLLGRGRTGSGKTIAFALPLVARIAASSRKSRPGHPRGLVLAPTRELATQIAATIAPLAEAKGLRVTTVFGGVSQRPQEQAMRNGVDIVVACPGRLEDLMKQRVVQLDAVEVTVLDEADHMADLGFLPGVTRILTATPAGGQRLLFSATLDRGIDTLARRFLSNAVSHEVDEESVPVGEMTHRVLVVDSTDNKTALVRDLASGTGRRILFTRTKHQAKKLAKQLTAAGIPAVDLHGNLSQNARERNLSAFSTAPDEGGVRVLVATDVAARGVHVDNVDLVVHVDPPVEHKAYLHRSGRTARAGAAGTVVTVVLPEQRRDVKDLLRKAAIDAPLENATQDAITGLVPERAAHVRPAPVQATQPQRQAKQRPAGGERAGASTPPRSSPSSPLGSGRPGRCGSSGRRRTPGPGWPRLPGTLNLSHI; this is translated from the coding sequence ATGACTTCCTTCCTCGATCTCGGCGTGCCCGCCGACCTCGCCGCCGTCCTCTCCAAGGACGGCAAGACCGAGGCGTTCGCGATTCAGCGCGACACGCTTCCCGATTCCCTCGCCGGCCGTGACCTGCTCGGCCGCGGCCGCACCGGCAGCGGCAAGACGATCGCCTTCGCACTCCCCCTCGTCGCCCGCATCGCGGCGTCGTCGCGCAAGAGCCGTCCCGGCCACCCGCGTGGCCTCGTGCTCGCGCCGACCCGCGAGCTCGCCACCCAGATCGCCGCGACCATCGCGCCGCTCGCCGAGGCCAAGGGCCTGCGCGTCACCACCGTGTTCGGCGGCGTCAGCCAGCGTCCGCAGGAGCAGGCCATGCGCAACGGCGTCGACATCGTCGTGGCGTGCCCCGGCCGCCTCGAAGACCTCATGAAGCAGCGCGTCGTGCAGCTCGACGCCGTCGAGGTGACCGTTCTCGACGAGGCCGATCACATGGCCGACCTGGGCTTCCTGCCCGGCGTCACCCGCATCCTCACCGCGACCCCGGCCGGCGGACAGCGTCTGCTGTTCAGCGCGACCCTGGACCGCGGCATCGACACCCTCGCCCGCCGCTTCCTCTCGAACGCCGTGAGCCACGAGGTCGACGAGGAGAGCGTGCCGGTCGGCGAGATGACCCACCGCGTGCTGGTCGTGGACTCGACGGACAACAAGACCGCTCTCGTCCGCGACCTCGCCTCGGGCACCGGTCGCCGCATCCTCTTCACGCGCACCAAGCACCAGGCGAAGAAGCTCGCCAAGCAGCTGACCGCGGCCGGCATCCCGGCCGTCGATCTGCACGGCAACCTGTCCCAGAACGCGCGTGAGCGCAACCTGAGCGCCTTCTCGACCGCTCCCGACGAGGGCGGCGTGCGCGTGCTCGTCGCCACCGACGTCGCGGCCCGCGGCGTGCACGTCGACAACGTCGACCTGGTCGTCCACGTCGACCCGCCCGTCGAGCACAAGGCGTACCTGCACCGTTCCGGTCGCACCGCCCGTGCCGGCGCCGCAGGAACCGTCGTCACGGTCGTGCTCCCCGAGCAGCGCCGCGACGTCAAGGACCTGCTGCGCAAGGCTGCGATCGACGCACCGCTCGAGAACGCGACGCAGGATGCCATCACCGGTCTCGTGCCCGAGCGCGCGGCTCACGTGCGCCCGGCGCCCGTGCAGGCGACGCAGCCGCAGCGTCAGGCCAAGCAGCGCCCGGCCGGCGGAGAGCGTGCCGGAGCATCCACTCCCCCCCGCTCGTCGCCGTCGTCCCCGCTCGGGTCAGGGCGGCCAGGGCGGTGCGGCTCGTCAGGGCGGCGCCGCACGCCAGGGCCAGGGTGGCCGCGGCTACCAGGGACGCTGAATCTCTCTCACATCTGA
- a CDS encoding SRPBCC family protein encodes MPVVSAEAVVPVDPATAFAVSQTTGAIRRRWDPFISEQHFLDEADAPAKGVRTFTRQRFGFAMVSSYVSYAPPTNVGMVMETGPWFFEKLGGGWRFTAVPEGTLAVWKYNFSCRPAWLAPLAEWIGARVLGFEIRRRLAGFVRGCSDPVVLDAVRT; translated from the coding sequence ATGCCCGTCGTCAGCGCCGAAGCCGTCGTCCCGGTCGATCCGGCGACCGCCTTCGCCGTCTCGCAGACGACGGGAGCGATCCGTCGACGCTGGGACCCGTTCATCAGCGAACAGCATTTCCTGGATGAGGCGGATGCTCCGGCCAAGGGCGTGCGCACGTTCACCCGGCAGCGCTTCGGCTTCGCGATGGTGAGCAGCTACGTCTCGTACGCGCCGCCGACGAACGTCGGCATGGTGATGGAGACCGGACCGTGGTTCTTCGAGAAACTCGGTGGCGGCTGGCGGTTCACCGCGGTGCCCGAGGGCACCCTGGCGGTGTGGAAGTACAACTTCTCGTGCCGGCCGGCCTGGCTCGCACCCCTCGCCGAGTGGATCGGTGCGCGGGTCCTCGGCTTCGAGATCCGGCGCCGGCTTGCCGGGTTCGTCCGCGGATGCTCCGACCCGGTCGTGCTGGACGCGGTGCGGACCTGA
- a CDS encoding citrate synthase codes for MSAAADQTAKLTIGDTTAEFPLVRGTAGHDSIDFSTLTRQTGYTGLDYGFVNTASTKSDITFIDGDKGILRYRGYPIEQLANTTSYLEVAWLLIYGELPSASELAEFDEKIRRHTLLHEDLKRFFSALPHTAHPMSVLSSAVAALSTYYEGQTDPHNPEHVELNMIRMLAKLPVIAAYAHKKSVGQAFLYPDNSLSFVDNFLKLNFGVLSEPYEINPVMSKALELLLILHEDHEQNASTSTVRLVGSTGANQFASISAGIQALSGPLHGGANEAVLSMLGQIRDSGQSVSRFVERVKNKEEGVKLMGFGHRVYKNYDPRAKLVKEAADEVLASLGVTDPLLDLAKELEELALADDYFRERRLYPNVDFYTGVIYKAMGFPTRMFTVLFAIGRLPGWLAQYRELQLDPQTKIGRPQQLYTGSPERTFQTR; via the coding sequence GTGAGCGCAGCGGCAGACCAGACGGCGAAGCTGACGATCGGCGACACGACCGCCGAATTCCCGCTGGTGCGCGGCACGGCAGGCCACGACAGCATCGACTTCTCGACCCTGACCCGGCAGACCGGCTACACGGGTCTGGACTACGGCTTCGTCAACACCGCCTCGACCAAGTCGGACATCACGTTCATCGACGGCGACAAGGGCATCCTGCGCTACCGCGGGTATCCGATCGAGCAGCTGGCCAACACCACGAGCTACCTCGAGGTCGCCTGGCTCCTCATCTACGGCGAGTTGCCGTCGGCGTCCGAGCTCGCGGAGTTCGACGAGAAGATCCGTCGTCACACGCTGCTGCACGAAGACCTCAAGCGCTTCTTCTCCGCTCTTCCGCACACCGCGCACCCCATGTCGGTGCTGTCGTCCGCGGTCGCCGCGCTCTCGACCTACTACGAGGGCCAGACCGACCCGCACAACCCCGAGCACGTCGAGCTGAACATGATCCGCATGCTCGCGAAGCTTCCGGTGATCGCGGCGTACGCGCACAAGAAGAGCGTCGGCCAGGCCTTCCTGTACCCCGACAACTCGCTGAGCTTCGTGGACAACTTCCTGAAGCTGAACTTCGGTGTGCTGTCGGAGCCGTACGAGATCAACCCCGTCATGTCGAAGGCTCTCGAGCTGCTTCTCATCCTGCACGAGGACCACGAGCAGAACGCGTCCACCTCGACCGTCCGTCTGGTGGGTTCCACCGGTGCGAACCAGTTCGCCTCGATCTCGGCCGGCATCCAGGCCCTCTCCGGCCCGCTGCACGGTGGCGCCAACGAGGCCGTGCTCAGCATGCTCGGCCAGATCCGCGACTCCGGACAGAGCGTGTCGCGCTTCGTCGAACGGGTGAAGAACAAGGAAGAGGGCGTGAAGCTGATGGGCTTCGGGCACCGGGTCTACAAGAACTACGACCCGCGCGCCAAGCTCGTCAAGGAGGCGGCCGACGAGGTGCTCGCCTCGCTCGGAGTGACCGACCCGCTGCTGGACCTCGCGAAGGAGCTCGAGGAGCTCGCTCTCGCCGACGACTACTTCCGCGAGCGTCGCCTGTACCCCAACGTCGACTTCTACACCGGCGTGATCTACAAGGCGATGGGCTTCCCGACCCGCATGTTCACGGTGCTCTTCGCCATCGGCCGCCTGCCGGGGTGGCTCGCGCAGTACCGCGAGCTGCAGCTCGACCCGCAGACGAAGATCGGTCGCCCGCAGCAGCTGTACACGGGGTCTCCGGAGCGCACGTTCCAGACCCGCTGA
- the dapC gene encoding succinyldiaminopimelate transaminase: protein MSVRDLADYPWDAVVPFRERAVQHPLGLVDLSVGSPVDPTPEIIRRALAEATDAHAYPQTLGTPSLREAIVAWYARRRGVPDLTVDNVLPTIGSKELVALLPTLLGLGAGDIVVHPRVAYPTYEVGARVVGAEPVAADDPAEWPEGAKLIWINTPGNPDGRTWTVDELAAAVRRARELGAVLASDECYAELGWDGPWATESIPSILDPRVTGGRRSNLLSVYSLSKQSNLAGYRAAFVAGCAHIVGDLLTARKHLGLMPPAPVQHAMTVALGDDEHVAVQKELYRARRDALRPALEAAGFRIDGSEAGLYLWATEGRDAWESMGRLADLGILAGPGPFYGAASGQHVRLALTAATDRVLEAARRLHEGKL, encoded by the coding sequence GTGAGCGTCCGCGACCTCGCCGACTACCCGTGGGACGCCGTGGTGCCGTTCCGCGAGCGAGCCGTCCAGCATCCTCTGGGGCTCGTCGATCTCTCCGTCGGCTCTCCCGTCGATCCGACGCCGGAGATCATCCGCCGCGCGCTGGCCGAGGCGACCGACGCGCACGCGTATCCGCAGACGCTCGGCACGCCCAGCCTCCGCGAAGCCATCGTCGCCTGGTATGCGCGTCGCCGCGGTGTACCGGACCTCACGGTCGACAACGTGCTCCCGACGATCGGCTCCAAGGAGCTGGTCGCCCTGCTGCCGACGCTCCTCGGGCTCGGCGCGGGCGACATCGTCGTGCATCCGCGCGTCGCCTACCCGACCTACGAGGTCGGCGCCCGCGTGGTCGGTGCCGAGCCGGTCGCCGCAGACGATCCCGCGGAGTGGCCCGAGGGTGCCAAGCTCATCTGGATCAACACGCCGGGCAACCCCGACGGCCGCACCTGGACCGTCGACGAGCTGGCAGCCGCGGTCCGGCGCGCACGCGAGCTCGGCGCAGTGCTCGCGAGCGACGAGTGCTATGCCGAACTCGGCTGGGACGGACCGTGGGCGACCGAGTCCATCCCGTCCATCCTCGACCCCCGCGTGACCGGCGGGCGACGGTCGAACCTGCTCAGCGTGTACTCGCTCAGCAAGCAGTCGAATCTCGCGGGCTACCGCGCGGCTTTCGTCGCCGGCTGCGCCCACATCGTCGGCGACCTTCTCACGGCACGCAAGCACCTGGGGCTGATGCCGCCCGCGCCTGTGCAGCACGCCATGACCGTGGCTCTCGGCGACGACGAGCACGTCGCCGTCCAGAAGGAGCTGTACCGCGCGCGGCGCGACGCCCTGCGTCCGGCGCTCGAGGCGGCGGGATTCCGCATCGACGGCTCCGAGGCCGGGCTGTACCTCTGGGCGACCGAGGGGCGGGACGCCTGGGAGTCGATGGGGCGGCTCGCCGATCTCGGCATCCTCGCGGGTCCGGGGCCGTTCTACGGCGCGGCATCCGGTCAGCACGTCCGGCTGGCGCTGACGGCCGCGACCGACCGTGTCCTGGAGGCCGCACGACGCCTTCATGAAGGAAAGCTGTAG
- the fdxA gene encoding ferredoxin has product MTYVIALPCVDVKDRACIDECPVDCIYEGERSLYIHPDECVDCGACEPVCPVEAIYYEDDLPDEWQDYYKANVEFFDEIGSPGGAAKVGVYTFDHPVIAALPPQGE; this is encoded by the coding sequence GTGACGTATGTGATCGCCCTCCCGTGCGTCGATGTCAAGGATCGCGCCTGCATCGACGAGTGCCCCGTTGACTGCATCTACGAGGGTGAACGCTCGTTGTACATCCACCCGGACGAGTGTGTGGACTGCGGCGCGTGCGAACCCGTGTGTCCCGTCGAGGCGATCTACTACGAAGACGACCTGCCCGACGAGTGGCAGGACTACTACAAGGCCAACGTCGAGTTCTTCGACGAGATCGGCTCACCAGGCGGCGCCGCCAAGGTCGGCGTCTACACGTTCGATCACCCGGTCATCGCCGCCCTGCCTCCTCAGGGCGAGTAG
- a CDS encoding histidinol dehydrogenase, with translation MRVSWLSRVLSWVAAALVGGVYGVAGTIGHSLMWGPIPVGLIVGAIACAAILIAVRALTHDRGAAVAAGLGMIGMLVLISGVGPGGSVVVADSLAGRIWTYLVAGLVLLVVAWPSLSRLPVRTETPSAEEAAVRES, from the coding sequence GCTGGTTGTCGAGAGTCCTGTCGTGGGTCGCGGCCGCCCTGGTGGGCGGCGTCTACGGCGTCGCCGGGACGATCGGACACAGCCTGATGTGGGGACCGATCCCGGTCGGACTCATCGTCGGCGCGATCGCCTGCGCGGCGATCCTCATCGCCGTCCGCGCGCTCACCCACGACCGGGGCGCCGCCGTCGCCGCCGGTCTCGGCATGATCGGGATGCTGGTGCTGATCTCCGGTGTCGGTCCGGGCGGATCCGTCGTCGTGGCCGACTCGCTCGCCGGACGGATCTGGACCTACCTGGTCGCCGGACTCGTGCTCCTGGTCGTCGCCTGGCCGTCGCTCTCGCGGCTCCCCGTGCGCACGGAGACCCCCTCTGCGGAGGAAGCGGCCGTCCGCGAGTCGTAG